The Synechococcus sp. WH 8101 sequence AAGCTCCGCAGGTTGGAGCAGATGGTGTTGGGACTCATGCCGGCGATGGAGGCGTGGCAGATCGATCGCACAAGGCGCCTTTGTTGATGGTGGGGCGCTGGGGTGGAGAAGGATCAGCGGCCTTTTTGCTGTAGCCATGCGGGCCGCAATCGCGCCATGATCTGAGCCGATGCGCGGTGTTTTATGCAGTTTCTGCATCACTGTTCATCGCTTGGCGCAGGCTGGCGAGCGCCTGGTCATGGAGTTGGCCGAGTTCCTCACTGCTGATGCCTCCCAGAGAGCGGCGCAGCTGGGCGGGACTGAGGGCCGGCCGGCGCAGGTAGCGGTTGCGGATCAGGCGTTGTTCCCGTTCGCTCAGGACGCTGAGGATGGATTGCATCCGGGCGTTGTGATCCGCTTCTGCCTCTGCTTCTGCCTCGGTGTCCGCTGCTGAGGGTTGGTGTTGGCCAGCGGCGAGGTGATGGCTGCGGCTCCAGTCGGCGTCGTCCTCACCGGCGTTGTCGATGGACACAGTCTGTGTCGTGTCCCATTGCCGGATGAAGCTGGTGAGCTGCTCGGTGGTGAGCGGTTTGCCGTGGAAGCGCAGCTGGTCCGCCAGCCAGCTCAACGCCGGGGTGGTGCCATGGGCGGCGAGGTGTTGCTGGCTGAGGCGCAGGGCCTTGAGCACAATCGCGGCCTTCTCGGCGGGGATGCGGATCGCCCGTTTGCAGCGCTGCTCAAAGTCATGGAAGCCGCGCCGAATCCAGAAACTGGCGTAGGTGGAGAAGCAATAGCCCTTGGCGGGATCGAACTTCTCCGCCGCCCGCATCAGGTTGAGAGCTCCCTCCTGGAGCGCATCGGCGGTGGTGTCGTTGTGGGCAGGAAGGCTGGAGCGATGGCGACCCCAGGTGTGGGCGACCAGGCTGAGGTTGTGACGGACCAGCTGTTCGCGGGCGCGCAGAGCGCTCTGGCGGACGGGCTTGGGGGCATGGGATGGGCCACCGGGGTGTTGCTGCCAGCGCTGGATGCGGCGGGAGAGTTCGAGCACGGTGCGCTCACACAGGGGCCTGTGACGGCTGCTGCTGCGCAGCCAGTTGGACACAGAACTGGCCTGGTGTACGGGATGGGCCTGGACTGCCATAGCGATGCAATGGGAGCGACAACTGCTCAGAGGATTCCCCGCAATCGCACGGTTGCGCGCCCTGCTGCGCCTGCGGTAGTGCGGAGGCCAAGACGCAGGCCTGGGGTTGTGGTGGCGATCTGGCCCCAACGGCCGCGCTTTGTGGCTGGTGGTGCGTGCGGAATGCCCCAGCTGTGGGGTCAGATGGCCCGCACCGGTGTGGGCAGTCCGCCTGCAGTGGTGGAGGCAGTGCGCCCCCAGCAGTGGGTGCAGATGGCACCACCATCTATATCTCTGAAAAATCAGAGAAAAAAGAACAAACCAAAAGCGCGAGCAGGTGGTTTGGATGGGGCTTTCAGCCAGGCAGGTTGAGGCGTGAGCAGCTGTTAGGGCCGGTGCCCATAGCCTCCCGTGTCCATTCAAGGATCGCTGCTGCTGCTTCCTATGCGCTTTTACGCCGTTCGCACCGAGGCCATTGAGCTGACGCATCAGGCCTTGCAGAAGCTCGATGAGAAGCGCACCGGTTCAAGGCGCCCGAGCCGTGCCCTGCGAGTGGCGACGCTGTACGGCCATCTGCAGTGCAGGGCTCAGGGCGGGCAGCCGATTCGCCTGGGTTGTCGCGAGCTCGCCAGTGCCTGGCATCTGCAGCCCCGTGAACTGAGGGCTGATCTGCAGGATCTGGCTGCGATCGGCTGGTTGAGTTACACGAGCAGTTCATCAGGGCTGTGCATTCGCCTGCATGACGCCGATGCGGTGATGTCAGCTGAGACGGAGGGTCAGGAGGGGGCAAGCGCGGCTGATGACCGCGCCAGGCAGGACGTCGGCCCCAGGGAGGGTGCTCTGCCGCTGGTTGTCTCTGAGTCGCCAGAGCGCAGGGCCGCAGCGAGTGATTGGATCAGCCGGTTCACGGCGCTCTACAACGCGCACAAGCCGGCGGCCTGGCCGGCGTGCAACAGCAGCTGCGCGGTCCTGGCGTCACGGCTGCAGCAGGCGATTCTCCAGGCCGGTGGCGCAGAGGCGTTCTGGGCTGTTCTGATCCGTGCCCTGCGGGGGATGCCTGAGTTCTGGCGTCACACCTACCCGGAGGGCCGCAGCGGCGTGGAGTGCGCCAGTGCGCTGCTCAAGGTGGATCGCGGATCAGAAGGCCGCGGAGTGGAGCACTGGCATGTCTTCTGCTGGGGGGATGGTGTGGATGTTGGTGGTGATGTTGCTGGGGCCGCTGCGGGTGAGAGCGATCTGCAGAAGGCGCATCGGCTCCTCTACTGGAGCCGTGACCACTGGCATGGCCGCGGGATTGAGACATCCAAGCTGGATCGCCGCGAGAAATGGCGCCTGGCGGAGTTGCTGGAGGCAGAAGGAGAAGGAACGCCAGGCACCGCCGCCGAACAGTTCAGCCAGCCGCCGCGTCAGCACTGAGGCCGCGGGGCGAGAGCGCCCTGACCAGGGCGTTGTTGTTGCCCGCACCGATCTCCCTGACCACCAATCTCCCTGACCACCCCGAACTCCCTGCCCTTGACTGCCACTTCCACTTCCACTTCCACGCTTCCTTCCACTGTCACTCCCATTCCGACTGTCACACCGGCGCAGGACCCGACGTCCGCTCAGTGCACGGATCCCTCAAATGCGGCTGAGCTGGAGCAGGGGATCCCTGGAGGCTTTGATCCAGCGCTGCTGCAGCGTCTGATCGATCAAGGGATCTTCCTTGAGACCGCAGCCGGCCTGGTGGCAGCTGCGCCAGCCGATGCGGCGCCGGAGCCGGTGTTGGTGGAGCACGAGAAGAACCTGCTGGCGGCTGTCCTGGTGGGCCCAGGCGATCAACGGGAGCGCTGGGGCCAGTTCCGCCGCGCCATCGGGCTGCGCTTTGACGAGCTGGTGCCCGGTTCGCTCTGGAGCCAACCGGGGCTACGGGCGCTGGCGCTGGAGATCGATGAACTGTTCCGAGGGCAGCGCGATGTTGCCGTGCTCAATGCAACAGCGATTCGAGAAGACCTGCAGCGCCGCGCCCTGGATGGACGCTTCCGCGGCTCGCTGCAACAGCTGGAGGAAGCGCTCAGGGAGGTGATCGCCTGGGGGGAAGACGGTCAGCCCCATCCGGAGCTGGAGTTCAGTCTTGCTTGTCAGTTATTCCAGAGCGCCAAGGCGCGGGCGGTGTTCTATCCCGGCCTGCGCCGCTTGATGGCCCGCGAGCAGCGCGATGGTGGCATCGACGCCGAACTGGAACGCTGCCGTGAGCTGCTCAATGAAGCAACGGCGATCACCGCCGGGCGCTTCCGGAGTCAGATGGAGATCTGCAGCGCCGCTGATGCGGCAACGGAATGCATCGCTCTGGCTTCCCTGCCAGAAGAGCAACGCCCCCAACCGATCTCCACTGGCATCCCCTCATTGGATGTGGACATGCGCGGCGGTGTCTTGCCTGGGACGGGCGACAGCACCTGGGTTCTGGCGGCCCGCTCAGGTGTGGGCAAAACGACGGTGGCGATCGCTGCTGCGATGGGTCTGGCGATCAACGGAGCGTCTGTTCTGGTGCTCTCCTGTGAACTGAGCCAGCGTGCGATTGGCGCCAGGCTGCTGTCGCACTACTGCCGGCGCGCCAGCGGTGGTTTCTCCTCCCGGTATTCGAGCAATGCCCTGGAGGGCCGCGCGGAGGTGATCGCCGGCCGGGATCTGGAGCGTCTGCAGCAACTCTCGTCCCAGTTCGCTGAAGGGATCGCCCCCAATGGTGAGCGGATGGGCCGGGTGCTGTATCAGAGCCAGTTCGCCGCGACGGCAGAAGAGCTGGCGGCGCTGGTGGAGGACTGCAAGAGCGCCCATCCCGAGCTGGCGGCGGTGGTGCTCGATCACTTCCATGCGATGGGCCCGACCGCGGGCTACGGCAGCAACACGACGGCGGAACTGGCGGCGCGGGCGACGACGATCAAGGCGATGGCGGGCCGCTGTGAACTGGATGTGCTGGTGGTGGCGCAGCTGAACCGGGGCGCCTATGGCAACCCCAGCGGCCCGGATGTGTCGCACCTGGCAGGGACCTCGGAACTGGAGCGTTACGCCTCAGCGGTGTGGCTGATCGATCGCCCCAAGGCCGATGAATTCGGCAAACCGCAAGCGGGTGTGCTGGAGGTGCATCACGGCAAGGCGAGACACGGCCAGCTCAGCGGTGAGGACGACTGCAGCAAAACGAGGATCCGGCTCGATCGCGGCCATTGCTATCTGGAAGCCGATGAGGCCCGTCACCTGTTTGCCGGCCATGACCTCTACCCCGGTGTGGAGTGCCTCTGATGGTGCCTGTGACGCGTAATCGCAGTGGTCCTCCCGCCTCGCTGGTGACGCCGGCGTTGCTGGAGCAGGTGCGCGAGCGGGCGCAGATCGTGGATCTGTTTGCCGCCGCTGATCTGAGGCGAGCCGGCCGGGAGTTTCTCGCCCGTTGCCCCTGGCATGACGACCGCCGGCCCTCGTTGACGGTCAGCCCCAAGCGCAACCGGGTGCATTGCTTTGTCTGCGGCAAGGGCACCGATGCGATCGGCTGGCTGCAGGAGCAGCAGGGGATGAGCTTCCAGGAGGCGGTGCTGGAGCTGGCGCGGCGCACGGGGCTGACGGTGGCGGAGGGTGACCCGGCGGCGCAACGGCGCTTTGAGCAGGAGTGGCGCGAGCGCAGGGCGTTGATGGCGCAACGCAGCGAGCAACGGGCCCGGTTTCAAGACGCGCTCGAACAACAGTTGCAAGAGGCAGATGGAGCTGGTGAGGCGGCGGCCTATCTCCAGTCCCGGGGCATCAGCGTCGACTCAGCGCGGCAATGGCAGCTGGGGACCGCGGGCGGACGTCTGATGATTCCTCTACAGGATCCCGCCGGTCAGGTGGTGGGTTTCTGCGGCCGGGCGATGGGGCAGCAGCAACCGAAGTACCGCAACAGCGCTGGCGATCTGCTGTTTCAACGCAATGGTCTGGTCTTTGGCCTGGATCAGGCGGCTGAGGCGATCCGCAGGGAGGGAACGGCGCTGCTCGTGGAGGGCCCGTTGGATGTGATTCAGCTGCATCAGGCCGGCTTTCGACATGCGGTGGCCTGTCTGGGCACGAGTGTGTCGGCGATGCAGCTGCAGCTGCTCAGGCGCCACGGCCTGAAGCAACTGCTGATCGCACTGGATGGCGATGCGGCCGGTCAGGCCGCCACGGAGAAGCTGCTTGTGCAGTTGCAGGATGCGTTGTTGGGCGATGGCCTCCAGGCGCTGGTGGTGCCGTTGCCTGAGGGCCAGGACGCCGATGGTCTGCTGCGCAGTCCCGGTGGCATCGCGGCCATGAAGGCATTGCTGGCCTCGGCGCCGCACTGGCTGGAGTGGCGGCTTGCGCGGGTGCTCGCACCCTTGAGCTCGGCTGAGCCCGCAGCGGGGGCTGATAAGCCAGGCCAAGGTTCAGGTGCGACCCCATACACGGGCCAAGGTTCAGGTGCGGCAAGCCTGGAATGCCTCCAGGCGGTGGAGCGGGCCGGCCAGGCGCTGGTGGACCAGCTCCCCGAGGGGGTGCTGAGGCGAACGGCGCAGCAACGACTGGAGCAGGCGCTGCGCCACCACAGCGGCGTCCCGCAGGAGCCGCTGGAGGGGAGTGGCTCTGCCGCAGTGGCTGGTGGCATCCAGTCCGGTGTTGCCCGTGTTGCCCTGCCAGAGGTCTGGAGCGGCGGGCTGCTGAGCGCGCGTCAACGGTTGGAGCGCCGGGTCTTGCGTTTGTTCATCCATGCACCGGACTGCCGCGAGCTGCTCGGTTGCCTGGCGCTGGAGGATCCCGCAGCGGCCGTGGCGATGGAGTGGCTGCGTCAGCTGGCGGCTGTGGCGGCGGCAACTGATCTTGCGGCGATGGTGCTGCCGCTGGCGACGCAATTGCCCGGCTCGGTGGCGGCGTGGCTGAGGCAGGCAGCAGCCCCCGGCCCTGAGGTGATCGCCTTGTTGCAACGGGACCCGCAGGCGGAACTGCAAGCACTGATCGAAGCCTTGGAACCGGTGACGTGAGCGCGTTGGTAACGGCGCGAACGCCATGGTGGTTGACGCCGGGTCTAAGAAGGAGATGTAGCAACAGCTACCAAGCGTTCACTCCACCACTTGCGTGGAGCGCAGTTCGATCCAGGCCAAGGAACGGGGACCTGGACTTGCTCCGAGGAACTGAATCATGACCCTGACCTATCGCGGCCAGACCGTCCAGCAGCGCCACGCTGCCGTGACGATGACCAAGCCTGCCCTGACCTACCGGGGCCAGGCCGTGGCCGAACGCAAAGGCGCAGCAACAACGGCAGTTCACCCTGCCCTGACCTATCGCGGCACGACCTATCGCAAGTGAGCGGTACTGAGGCGATCTGCCGCCCGAGTCAATTGCTGAGCCCCGCCCGGAGCGGGGCTTTTTTGATGGCAAGCCCTGCGGCTCAGAGCACCGAGACGGTGACGCCGGGTGTGCCCTGCAGCTTGCGGGCGATGGCATGGGCGCGCTCAGCGGGAATCAGGCGCTTTGTTTTGACGGGTTTGCCGCGCTTGCCGATCCACTGCAGCTCATAGGGGCTGGTGCCGCCTTTGGGGACACCGGGCGCGTAGCGATGAATGCAGAGGAAGCGGATCGGGCAGGAGAGGGGTTGAACAGCGCAGGCCATGGAGCGGAAGTGCGAGGGACACCACAGGTGAGGCACGGCCGCGCAACCCTCAGGCAAGGACACCCCGCAGGGGTGCATGGCTCGATCCTTGCCGGGTGAGCAGGCCCGTGGCTGGATGGGGTCAGACCTCGCGCTGCTCTGTGGGCCGGCTGGGCTCAGTTTTCCTCCCGTTCTGATGAATCCGATGACACACCTTCATCGCTGCTGTCAGGGCGATAAAGCTGCAGCGCTGGAAGAACCCGTCCAGCTGACTTTGACGCTTCAGCCCGCAGTGCTCGATCAGGTGGAGCAACTGAGGTTGGAATGGGGCCTGAACAGTCGCGCTGCCGTGGTCGAGCGCTTGCTGGTGGAGGTGTTGATGCCGATGGTGTGAGTCTTCAGGCCAACTGGCGTTTGCTGTGTTCTGCTGAGGACTGAGTCGGTGCAGAGGTGAGGGGTCGTGTTCCGTCGCTGTTGCCGGTGTTGCCGCAGGCGCTGGCCTTGGCGTGGGCAGGGCTGGTGACTACGCAGGTGGCAGCGTCACCGTCCTGGGCTGGATCCCAGGACAGGCAGGGTCAATTGCCAGCTCAGGTTCAGCCTCTGGCCCGTGAGCTCCAGGCTTATGGCTTCCAGATCCGACTGGCGCCGCCACCCAAACGCGGTGCCTATGGATTGTTTGACAGCAAGAGCCGAACGCTGTGGATTGCACCGGTCACGATCCCTCTGGGGATTGCCCGTCAGACCTTTCTGCATGAGGCGGTGCATGCCATCCAGAGCTGCCCGTCCGGTCAGTTGACGCCCCTGGGAGTCAGCGGCCCTTTGAATCCGGTGGTGGAACGTGAGATCAGCGCGATCCTGCTGCGGAACTATCACCACACCAACCGCTTGCTCGAACGTGAGGCGTTTCTGATGCAGGCCCAGCCAGATGCAGTGCCCCGCCTGCAGGCGCTGCTCAAGCGTCGCTGCAAGAAGTCTTCCCGCTGAGTATCCAGCTGCTCAGGCTTTGCCTCGTCAGCCAAGCTGCAGCAGCCGGATGGATGACGCCTGGACCAGTGAAGTGGGTCACGTCATCTCAACCGAGCAGGAGAGCCGCTCGGGGGGCGTGAGCACCGCGCAGGAAACCCTCGACGCTGAGATCTTCATCGATGTCAGGCCAATGGATGCCAAAGCCGCCACCAGCCGGTTCCCAGTTCCGGCGCTGCTCGGCAGTGGCATGCAACAGGCGGGGATACCAGACCATCGGTACGGAGATGGTGCGTCCGTCTTCTAGATCAACCGTCAATTTGTCGTCGGTGCAGACGACATCAGCAACACGTTCGCCTGGGTTAGCCATGCCAAACCTCCCATGCCTTGAGAAGCGTAGATGCAGGTCTCGATTCGCTTCTCGAGTTGCTTGGGTTGATGAACCAAAGACTCTTGTTGGACCCCCCGGCGGCGGGGGATGAGGATGCCACGCGGCGCAAGGGCTGCGCGAGCCGATCAAGGCGCGATGCGCTGATCGGCCCTTGCCCTCGCGTGTGGGTTTTATTCCTCGCCGCCACCGGGGTGGGTGGTTTGGGTTCTGATCGCATGAATGGCCTCCCGCGACTGCGGTGGCCCGGCGCATTGAGGCCGCTCTGAGGCGCCTGAAAGCGGCTGTGGTGGCTGCGTTGGTGGCGTTTGGTGTTGTGCCTTGGTCTTATTGAAATAGCGTCACTGCTGCTGCCTCAGGTGTGGTGAATCAGGCGCATTAAGTTCTAAGAAGAGGGGCAGAAATAGACCGGCGGCACTAGCGCATAGTACGCCTGTATTGATAGAATAAGAGGATGCTCGAGGGAGGGCGTTACGCCCAGCGAATCCCTTGCTGCTGCTGTCTTTTGCCTTCTAAACATTGGCTCTCAATCTTTGCTCTGGTGCCGCCGCATTGGCGCCGCCTGTTGTTTCATCAGATCCCTTGTCTGGTTGCACGCAACTGGTGATGGTGGCTGGTGGCGGCCGTGATCTCACCTGGCCGGTGGAGCGTGTTGCGGCCCATCTGCTTGAGGTCTCCTGTGGCCGTTTGGTTCAGGCCTTGTTCCATGGCGCAGCCCGCGGCGCCGATCAGGCGATTGCCGCTGCCGCTGAGCAGCTGGGTTGGCCCCAGTGGCCCTGCCCGGCGCAATGGGATCGCCATGGCCGCTCGGCCGGCCCAATCCGTAATCGGCTGATGCTTGTCACAGCGCTGGAGCGTGTTGCGGCCTTGCCGCAGGGCTGCGGCCTGCTGGTGATCGGCTTTCCCGGCGAGCGGGGCACGCGCTCATTGCTGGAGCAGGCCCGGTGCATGGCGCAGCGTGCCAGTTCCTTTCGGGTCGCGGTGCTGCAGATCCCAGGGGCATAGCCCACCACCCCACCACCCCACCACCCCTCACTTCTCTTCATTCCCTTTTCTCTCCTCACACCCCCATTCACCGATGTCTGTTGCCATTCCCCTTGCTTCCCCTCCGGCAGAAGCCGCCAAATTGCCCAGCCTCTGGGAGCTCGGCAGTGCCCTTGAGGCCGAAACCCATTGGATCGCCCAGCTCGCAGAACGCCTCGATACAGGTGATGAGGACGAACGTGCCCTTGCGATTGCCGATCTGGAGGACTCTCTCGCCTCTGAGGAGCACCAGCGGGAGGCGTTTGTGCGTAAGGCCGATGCCACCTGCTGGGTGATTGAACGTCTCCGCGCTGAGGCCAGTTACCACCAGTGCCAATCGAAACGCTTTGCTGCGCTGGCCAAAGGGGAGGACAACCGCGCCGATGCCCTGGAAGCCACCCTGGTGCATCTGCTCGATCGGCTGGAACCCGGCGCCAGTGCCCACCGTCTCCACGATCACTGCCTCCGCTCACGGCTGACAGAAGCAATTGAGATCGATGACGCCAGCGCCTTGCCCGCTGAGCTGCTCACGATCCAGACGACAAGCACCCCGAACAAAAGCTCGATCAAGGCCCGCATTCGCGCCGTGATTGCAGCAGCCGTGGCGGGCCTGCCCAAACCAGAAGCGGCTCACCTTGCCTTTTCGCTGGCTGCCACAGCGGTACCCGGCGCCCGCCTGATCAAACGACGCCACTGGTCCATCACCTGAGGCCACGGGCCTCCTTGCGATTGGGTTTGCAGCAGCGGGCCGGGGTTGATTCATCGATCCGGCCAGGCACTGCAAGCCCCATTTCCACTCCTTTCTCTCCAGTTCTCTCCACTCACTCACTCACGCCCTGAAATCTCGCCATGGCCATCACCTCCACAGCTACCAACGCCCAAGCCAGCAAGTCCGCAAGGCCTTCTGCCAGCGCCGGAGCCGAGCGCTCCGCCATGCCGCGACTCCTCCAACGCCACCCCTCTGCGTTGCAACTGCTGCGCGAATCGCTCCAGCAGGAAGGCGACGCCACCACACCCGCTCCTGCTGCGCCTCCGCACGTTGCAGCTGCTCCAGCTAAAGCAGACCCTGCGAGCGATGTAACCCCAGGATTCAGCGCCCGCCAACGGGAGTTGCTCGCCGCCCCGCTCGATCGCGCCAAGGTGCGGCAACGGGAGCAGGGCCGGATGCGGGTCAGCTACTTGGAGGGCTGGCAGGTGATTGCTGAGGCGAACCGGATCTTTGGTTTTGATGGCTGGGACCGGCTCACCTTGAACGCCAGCTGCGTGGCGGAACACGAGCGGCCGGTGGGGCGGGACCGCAAAAGCGGCTGGGGTGTGACCTACACCGCCCGGGTGCGGATTGTGGTGATCGCCGGTGAACGCTGCTTGATCCGCGAGGGTTCCGGTGCCGGCCATGGCATTGATCTGGATCAAGGTCTGGCCCATGAATCAGCGCTCAAGGAAGCGGAGACCGATGCGACAAAACGGGCGCTGATGAGCTTTGGCAACGCCTTTGGCCTGGCGCTCTACGACAAACAACAACGCCAGGTGAGC is a genomic window containing:
- a CDS encoding DUF2442 domain-containing protein; its protein translation is MANPGERVADVVCTDDKLTVDLEDGRTISVPMVWYPRLLHATAEQRRNWEPAGGGFGIHWPDIDEDLSVEGFLRGAHAPRAALLLG
- a CDS encoding DNA primase, which translates into the protein MTRNRSGPPASLVTPALLEQVRERAQIVDLFAAADLRRAGREFLARCPWHDDRRPSLTVSPKRNRVHCFVCGKGTDAIGWLQEQQGMSFQEAVLELARRTGLTVAEGDPAAQRRFEQEWRERRALMAQRSEQRARFQDALEQQLQEADGAGEAAAYLQSRGISVDSARQWQLGTAGGRLMIPLQDPAGQVVGFCGRAMGQQQPKYRNSAGDLLFQRNGLVFGLDQAAEAIRREGTALLVEGPLDVIQLHQAGFRHAVACLGTSVSAMQLQLLRRHGLKQLLIALDGDAAGQAATEKLLVQLQDALLGDGLQALVVPLPEGQDADGLLRSPGGIAAMKALLASAPHWLEWRLARVLAPLSSAEPAAGADKPGQGSGATPYTGQGSGAASLECLQAVERAGQALVDQLPEGVLRRTAQQRLEQALRHHSGVPQEPLEGSGSAAVAGGIQSGVARVALPEVWSGGLLSARQRLERRVLRLFIHAPDCRELLGCLALEDPAAAVAMEWLRQLAAVAAATDLAAMVLPLATQLPGSVAAWLRQAAAPGPEVIALLQRDPQAELQALIEALEPVT
- a CDS encoding siphovirus Gp157 family protein, producing MSVAIPLASPPAEAAKLPSLWELGSALEAETHWIAQLAERLDTGDEDERALAIADLEDSLASEEHQREAFVRKADATCWVIERLRAEASYHQCQSKRFAALAKGEDNRADALEATLVHLLDRLEPGASAHRLHDHCLRSRLTEAIEIDDASALPAELLTIQTTSTPNKSSIKARIRAVIAAAVAGLPKPEAAHLAFSLAATAVPGARLIKRRHWSIT
- a CDS encoding sigma-70 family RNA polymerase sigma factor encodes the protein MAVQAHPVHQASSVSNWLRSSSRHRPLCERTVLELSRRIQRWQQHPGGPSHAPKPVRQSALRAREQLVRHNLSLVAHTWGRHRSSLPAHNDTTADALQEGALNLMRAAEKFDPAKGYCFSTYASFWIRRGFHDFEQRCKRAIRIPAEKAAIVLKALRLSQQHLAAHGTTPALSWLADQLRFHGKPLTTEQLTSFIRQWDTTQTVSIDNAGEDDADWSRSHHLAAGQHQPSAADTEAEAEAEADHNARMQSILSVLSEREQRLIRNRYLRRPALSPAQLRRSLGGISSEELGQLHDQALASLRQAMNSDAETA
- a CDS encoding DUF4278 domain-containing protein; this translates as MTLTYRGQTVQQRHAAVTMTKPALTYRGQAVAERKGAATTAVHPALTYRGTTYRK
- a CDS encoding RAD52 family DNA repair protein, translated to MAITSTATNAQASKSARPSASAGAERSAMPRLLQRHPSALQLLRESLQQEGDATTPAPAAPPHVAAAPAKADPASDVTPGFSARQRELLAAPLDRAKVRQREQGRMRVSYLEGWQVIAEANRIFGFDGWDRLTLNASCVAEHERPVGRDRKSGWGVTYTARVRIVVIAGERCLIREGSGAGHGIDLDQGLAHESALKEAETDATKRALMSFGNAFGLALYDKQQRQVSSGMEQGQAQSQGQATKTAQQQPEPVAAPLEPAVITGLQTRIKALPPARLEAFSRGFRAAFQVPDAQPSLAGLITTSAHQRWIEGFLAEEANT
- a CDS encoding DnaB helicase C-terminal domain-containing protein, with the protein product MTATSTSTSTLPSTVTPIPTVTPAQDPTSAQCTDPSNAAELEQGIPGGFDPALLQRLIDQGIFLETAAGLVAAAPADAAPEPVLVEHEKNLLAAVLVGPGDQRERWGQFRRAIGLRFDELVPGSLWSQPGLRALALEIDELFRGQRDVAVLNATAIREDLQRRALDGRFRGSLQQLEEALREVIAWGEDGQPHPELEFSLACQLFQSAKARAVFYPGLRRLMAREQRDGGIDAELERCRELLNEATAITAGRFRSQMEICSAADAATECIALASLPEEQRPQPISTGIPSLDVDMRGGVLPGTGDSTWVLAARSGVGKTTVAIAAAMGLAINGASVLVLSCELSQRAIGARLLSHYCRRASGGFSSRYSSNALEGRAEVIAGRDLERLQQLSSQFAEGIAPNGERMGRVLYQSQFAATAEELAALVEDCKSAHPELAAVVLDHFHAMGPTAGYGSNTTAELAARATTIKAMAGRCELDVLVVAQLNRGAYGNPSGPDVSHLAGTSELERYASAVWLIDRPKADEFGKPQAGVLEVHHGKARHGQLSGEDDCSKTRIRLDRGHCYLEADEARHLFAGHDLYPGVECL
- a CDS encoding SLOG family protein, which translates into the protein MSGCTQLVMVAGGGRDLTWPVERVAAHLLEVSCGRLVQALFHGAARGADQAIAAAAEQLGWPQWPCPAQWDRHGRSAGPIRNRLMLVTALERVAALPQGCGLLVIGFPGERGTRSLLEQARCMAQRASSFRVAVLQIPGA